In Alteromonas macleodii, the sequence GGAGTAAGCGTCACAAGAGCTAAAGGCACTAAGGTGACTAATACTCGTGATGTCCATATCGCATGGGCATTGCGTGCTGTTACATTTAGTAAATCGAAGCGGCGGGCTTCCCGTTCTTTTGCTTTTAAATCGTAAAGTAGCAATATAATAAATAATGGCAGCAATACGCTGGTCACAAAGGCAAAATCGAAACGCCCTAAAAACGCAAGCTCTGGGTTATCTGTATCGCTTTCATAAATTTGCCCTTCTAATGCAAGCATGCGTATACGATGCTTCCAAGGAAATACATCTCTTTCGCCTACGGTTGCAAAAGCCAGTGGGGAAGGGGGCGCATAAGTCAGGTGAAACGCGTAATAAGCAACCATGCCGAAGTTAGACTGGTGATTGATAACGGCTTCACGCTCTACTTGGTCTTTTTCTAACAAACGTTCAATAGTGGCTTGTTGTTCCTGCATTTCTGCATGACCTGACCACAAAGACACTGCGCTTAGAAGAAATACGACTAATAACGTAAGTTTTATTTGGCGGTGACCAAAAACAAAATTAGCTTCACGTTGAAGATCGGTAAAACGCATCATGGGTTTAACCTCCTAACAGCCGCTTTTAAAAGCAAGGCGGTAATGCATACCCAAACAAACAGTTGTAGAAAATAGATAAGCGCGTTTGAAATGCGTGTGTTTGCTGCCTCTGGCTTAAAATTAAATTCCGAAAGCAATGCCCAATTGTCTGCACCCACAACAGCTTTATCCGCCGCTTCTTCGCTTGCGTTGCGGTTCATGTCGAGTTTGTAATCCAGCTTTTCAACATGCACTTTATTTAGCCCTTGCACGAATTCAAGGCGCAGAGCTTCTGCTTCTCGTAAAAAACGATGATGGGTTTCGAGGCTGGTACCCGCTAATATTGTAGAGATTGCGCGAACGGCAACGGTAGGCGATAGCCAACCAAACTGACGTGCAATATGGGCTTGTTCTAATTCTTCACCCATTCTGTTTTCGGCAAATTCATTAAGCACTTTTGCCTGTCTGCCTTCAGAGTACTGAGCAACAACACCGCGGAAATTAACAGGAAGGTCGTCTACGGAATCCACTTTGTATTTTGCTAATAAATCTTCTTTTAGCTTTTTAAACGCAGGGTCGTTAACGTCGTGACCGTCGCCCAAACTTCTAAGCTTTTCTTCTACTTTAAAGTCCGCTTCAAGCTTGCCCATTGAGGGGGCTGCATTCGTTGCGACGCTGCTCCCTAGGCGAGGAAGCAACACACACGCAGCCATCCAGATAACAATAAGTACGGTGAAGCTAACGCTACTTTTCTCAAATAACGCTGAACACGCAATTACAACGATAGCCCATAGCAAGAAGTAAACGGCGTAACTTAAGCAAAATAGCAGCACTACTAGCGGGCTTTCGCTTGAAAAAGCGACATATAAGCAGGCCAGAAGCAAAGGGAGTAAGAACAACCCGCTAGCAGTAATTAGGGCTAAGAGTTTTCCTAACATTAGCTGCCAGCGCGTAGTACCTTGCGACAATAACAAAGTAAGTGTTCCGGCCTCACGCTCTCGCGATACACTGCCGTAACCGATAAGA encodes:
- a CDS encoding ABC transporter permease is translated as MMLSVAKTICADQWRYWLRTKVAATVLLLGAILTLAALVVNAFHIEEAAHARDHLQTEAEERFKAQPDKHPHRMVHYGHYVFRAPTPLSVIEPGVDTYTGNAIFLEGHRQNSAMFAEQRQSAGLTRFSSLTPSFLALVLAPLFIILIGYGSVSREREAGTLTLLLSQGTTRWQLMLGKLLALITASGLFLLPLLLACLYVAFSSESPLVVLLFCLSYAVYFLLWAIVVIACSALFEKSSVSFTVLIVIWMAACVLLPRLGSSVATNAAPSMGKLEADFKVEEKLRSLGDGHDVNDPAFKKLKEDLLAKYKVDSVDDLPVNFRGVVAQYSEGRQAKVLNEFAENRMGEELEQAHIARQFGWLSPTVAVRAISTILAGTSLETHHRFLREAEALRLEFVQGLNKVHVEKLDYKLDMNRNASEEAADKAVVGADNWALLSEFNFKPEAANTRISNALIYFLQLFVWVCITALLLKAAVRRLNP